A single Halarcobacter anaerophilus DNA region contains:
- a CDS encoding chemotaxis protein CheV encodes MSGINSVEQMTQGHLRNVQQLAVFYTGHNNIYAINIAKVKAFIITEEVTINDTPTDTDVIAGIATIRGEPVTLVNLDAWLGHKKLDIKDYKLIIYCEFNHKKVGFLIKDMLDIVEKTTDELRHSEETNSKITYTTYVKVHKKDELCTVFNAEQLLKDLGWVEDGDDVLNKYVESTFNSSKVILAAEDSGVAREVLTKFFKKAKAHYEVYTNGAQLLNRLEELDPQDIGLVVTDIEMPEADGFQVASFIKGHDEYSHIPIVVNSSMTTDAVKNKMIQIGVEEFIGKTDIQALYQAVNQHLLH; translated from the coding sequence ATGAGTGGTATTAATAGTGTTGAACAAATGACGCAAGGTCATTTAAGAAACGTTCAGCAATTAGCTGTGTTTTACACTGGTCACAATAATATTTATGCAATTAACATTGCAAAAGTTAAAGCATTTATTATTACCGAAGAAGTAACAATTAATGATACGCCTACAGATACTGATGTGATTGCCGGAATTGCAACAATCAGAGGTGAACCTGTTACACTTGTAAATTTAGATGCCTGGCTGGGGCATAAAAAACTCGACATCAAAGATTATAAACTAATAATCTATTGTGAGTTTAATCATAAAAAAGTTGGTTTTCTAATTAAAGATATGCTTGACATTGTAGAAAAAACTACAGATGAGTTAAGACATTCTGAGGAAACAAACTCAAAAATTACTTATACAACTTATGTAAAAGTACACAAAAAAGATGAACTTTGTACTGTTTTCAATGCAGAACAACTCTTAAAAGATTTAGGTTGGGTTGAAGACGGAGACGATGTATTAAATAAATATGTCGAATCTACATTTAACAGCTCAAAAGTAATCTTAGCGGCAGAAGATTCAGGAGTTGCAAGAGAAGTTTTAACTAAATTCTTTAAAAAAGCAAAAGCTCATTATGAAGTATATACAAACGGGGCTCAACTTTTAAATAGACTTGAAGAATTGGATCCTCAAGATATAGGATTAGTTGTTACTGATATTGAGATGCCTGAAGCTGACGGATTCCAGGTTGCATCATTTATAAAAGGTCATGATGAATACAGTCATATTCCGATTGTAGTAAACTCATCTATGACAACTGATGCCGTTAAAAATAAAATGATTCAAATAGGTGTTGAAGAGTTTATAGGGAAAACTGATATTCAAGCACTTTATCAAGCAGTTAACCAACATCTTCTACACTAA
- a CDS encoding transporter substrate-binding domain-containing protein has product MGCSGEKKEEKTKVEPKKEVLKVGMELAYPPFEMSEKDGTPSGVSVDFAKALGKYLGKDVVIENIAWDGLIPSLKTGKIDLIISSMTITDERKKSIDFSIPYAQTSLAILTNKNSQVSSIEDLNVEGKKVAVKKGSTGHIYAKDNLPNAEILVFDKEAACVLEVVQGKADGFLYDQLTIYKNYAKNKDTTIALLKPFQKDFEYWGVALRQNDPLKQKVDEFIKKAKEDGTFDGFAKKYLTDAKKTFDELGIPFFF; this is encoded by the coding sequence ATGGGATGTTCAGGAGAGAAGAAGGAAGAAAAAACAAAAGTTGAACCTAAAAAAGAGGTTTTAAAAGTGGGAATGGAATTAGCTTATCCCCCTTTTGAAATGAGTGAAAAAGATGGAACACCTTCAGGAGTTTCGGTAGATTTTGCAAAAGCTTTAGGGAAATATCTAGGAAAAGATGTTGTTATAGAGAATATTGCCTGGGACGGATTGATTCCTTCTCTTAAAACAGGAAAAATCGATTTAATTATCTCTTCTATGACTATCACCGATGAAAGAAAAAAATCAATAGATTTTTCAATCCCTTATGCTCAAACTTCTCTTGCAATTTTAACAAATAAAAATTCGCAAGTAAGTTCTATTGAAGATTTGAATGTAGAGGGTAAAAAAGTAGCCGTAAAAAAAGGTTCAACAGGACATATATATGCAAAAGACAATCTTCCAAATGCCGAAATTTTAGTTTTTGATAAAGAAGCTGCTTGTGTTTTAGAGGTAGTTCAAGGAAAAGCTGACGGATTTTTATATGACCAACTTACCATTTATAAAAATTATGCAAAAAACAAAGATACGACAATCGCGCTTCTTAAACCTTTTCAAAAAGATTTTGAATATTGGGGAGTTGCTTTAAGACAAAATGACCCTTTAAAACAAAAAGTTGATGAATTTATAAAAAAAGCTAAAGAAGACGGAACATTTGACGGTTTTGCAAAAAAATATCTTACAGATGCAAAAAAAACCTTTGATGAGCTTGGAATTCCTTTTTTCTTTTAG
- the ppk2 gene encoding polyphosphate kinase 2, producing the protein MKIDKLYDRDIEDILEYEDFVEALKQSPSEEFLRELHRKYQYRSQEEALRVLQVELIKLQDHLEKQNEKMIILVEGRDASGKGGAIRRITRYMNEKHYRVVALGKPSDAQMGQWYFQRYVEQFPKAGEIVIFDRSWYNRSMVEPVFGFCTNEQYETFMNTVQAFEEGLIAHGIHFLKIYFSVSKEEQARRFEEREENPLKQWKLSEIDLQMQERWEEFTKKKYRMIKETNTEKSPWTVIKSDNKFVARYNAIKTILNKVDYENRDERIDFSLDPNIVISAETELKNMYNRAKLRELKR; encoded by the coding sequence ATGAAAATAGATAAATTATATGACAGAGATATTGAAGATATTTTAGAATATGAAGATTTTGTAGAAGCATTAAAACAAAGTCCGTCTGAAGAATTTTTAAGAGAATTACATAGAAAATATCAATATAGATCTCAAGAAGAGGCTTTAAGAGTTCTACAAGTAGAGCTTATTAAATTGCAAGACCATTTAGAAAAACAGAATGAAAAAATGATAATTTTGGTTGAAGGAAGAGATGCTTCAGGGAAAGGCGGAGCAATTAGAAGAATTACAAGATATATGAATGAAAAACATTATAGAGTCGTTGCTCTTGGAAAACCTTCAGATGCTCAAATGGGTCAATGGTATTTCCAAAGATATGTAGAACAATTTCCAAAAGCAGGGGAGATAGTTATCTTTGACAGAAGCTGGTATAACAGATCAATGGTAGAACCCGTATTCGGTTTTTGTACAAATGAACAGTATGAAACTTTTATGAATACGGTTCAAGCTTTTGAAGAGGGTTTAATAGCTCACGGAATACATTTTTTGAAAATCTACTTTTCTGTTTCAAAAGAGGAGCAGGCAAGAAGATTTGAAGAGAGGGAAGAAAATCCTTTAAAACAGTGGAAATTAAGTGAAATAGATCTTCAAATGCAAGAGAGATGGGAAGAGTTTACGAAAAAGAAATATAGAATGATAAAAGAGACGAATACCGAAAAATCTCCTTGGACTGTAATCAAAAGCGATAATAAATTTGTAGCAAGATATAACGCTATAAAAACTATTTTAAATAAAGTTGATTATGAAAACAGAGATGAAAGAATAGATTTCTCATTAGATCCCAATATTGTAATCTCTGCTGAAACAGAGTTGAAAAATATGTATAACAGAGCCAAATTAAGAGAACTAAAGAGATAA
- the greA gene encoding transcription elongation factor GreA encodes MDKEPMTRVGYEKITEELNFLKSKERPDTVIALDEARQLGDLKENAEYHAAKDKLALIDAQIAELGSIISKAIIIDPESLPHDKVSFGSTVELLDVDTEEEFTYAIVGGVESNADKGLISFNSPLAKQLLGKEEGDEVTTTLPGGQKTFELLSVSYKELEL; translated from the coding sequence ATGGATAAAGAGCCAATGACACGTGTAGGGTATGAAAAGATTACGGAAGAATTGAATTTTCTGAAAAGTAAAGAGAGACCTGACACCGTAATTGCACTTGATGAAGCTAGACAGCTTGGAGATTTAAAAGAGAATGCAGAGTATCATGCGGCAAAAGATAAATTAGCACTAATTGATGCCCAAATTGCGGAACTAGGATCTATTATCTCTAAAGCTATCATCATCGATCCAGAAAGTTTGCCTCATGATAAAGTAAGCTTTGGTTCAACTGTTGAATTACTCGACGTTGATACGGAAGAGGAGTTTACTTATGCTATTGTAGGCGGTGTTGAATCAAATGCTGATAAAGGATTAATCTCTTTTAATTCTCCTTTGGCTAAACAGCTTTTAGGAAAAGAAGAGGGTGATGAAGTTACGACAACACTTCCGGGCGGACAAAAAACCTTTGAGCTTTTAAGTGTTTCTTATAAGGAGCTTGAATTATAA
- the argC gene encoding N-acetyl-gamma-glutamyl-phosphate reductase — protein MNVAIIGASGYTGLELIKILINHPKFDITYIANSTGNENVQDLHPCLKNVLNVDVQKADAKEVSKVADLAFLALPHKTSMFFAKELLDLNVKVVDLSADYRLELEAYEKHYCPHEDKEHINGAVYGLPEYYKESIKNTNLVANPGCYPTASLLALLPFIDYIESGSQIFIDAKSGVSGAGKKLSEASHFANLNENIHAYNPFKHRHMPEIEEKVKLLKEKEFQINFVPHLIPVTRGMLVSVFATLKEDIDVQKVLEESYKNSKFIRIRENVVDIKSTAGTNFCDIFVAKNGKALFVNSSIDNLLRGASSQAVVNANLMCGFEEDEGIPKIAYVP, from the coding sequence ATGAATGTTGCAATAATAGGCGCAAGCGGTTATACGGGCTTAGAATTAATAAAAATATTGATAAACCACCCGAAATTTGATATAACATATATTGCCAATTCAACAGGGAATGAAAATGTCCAAGACTTACATCCTTGTTTGAAAAATGTTTTAAATGTAGATGTTCAAAAAGCTGATGCAAAAGAGGTTAGTAAAGTTGCAGATTTAGCTTTTTTGGCTTTGCCTCATAAAACTTCAATGTTTTTTGCAAAAGAGCTTTTGGATTTGAACGTAAAAGTAGTAGATTTAAGTGCAGATTATAGACTTGAACTTGAAGCTTATGAAAAACATTATTGCCCCCATGAAGATAAAGAACATATAAACGGTGCTGTTTACGGTTTGCCTGAATATTATAAAGAGAGTATAAAAAATACAAATCTTGTGGCAAATCCGGGATGTTATCCTACTGCTTCACTTTTGGCATTGTTACCTTTTATTGATTATATTGAGAGTGGAAGCCAAATTTTTATAGATGCAAAATCGGGAGTTAGCGGAGCAGGTAAAAAACTTAGTGAAGCCTCACATTTTGCCAATCTAAATGAAAATATCCATGCTTACAACCCTTTTAAACACAGACATATGCCTGAAATTGAAGAGAAAGTAAAACTTTTAAAAGAAAAAGAGTTTCAAATCAATTTTGTACCTCATTTAATTCCCGTAACAAGAGGTATGTTAGTATCGGTGTTTGCTACGTTAAAAGAAGATATCGATGTTCAAAAAGTTTTGGAAGAGTCTTACAAGAACAGTAAGTTTATAAGAATCAGAGAAAATGTAGTTGATATAAAAAGTACGGCCGGAACAAACTTTTGTGATATTTTTGTTGCAAAAAACGGTAAAGCACTTTTTGTAAACTCATCGATTGATAATCTGTTAAGAGGTGCTTCTTCTCAAGCCGTCGTAAATGCAAATTTAATGTGCGGTTTTGAAGAAGATGAAGGGATTCCTAAAATTGCCTATGTACCTTAA
- a CDS encoding iron-sulfur cluster assembly scaffold protein NifU has translation MAKNDLITGSIWDEYSNQVIRRMDNPTYQGEITEEKAKELGGKLIVADFGAESCGDAVRLYWCVDENTDKILDSRFKSFGCGTAIASSDAMAELCIGKTVDEAVRITNIDVEKALRDTPDVPAVPPQKMHCSVMAYDVIKKAASTYKGVDMESFEEEFIVCECARVSLATLQEVIKINDLKTVEEVTDYTKAGAFCKSCIKPGGHEEKEMYLVDILENTRKEMDHDKMKVAADASAAGESSFDKMTIVQRIKLIDEILDTDIRPMLMMDGGNMEIIDIKENMPHYDIYIRYLGACSGCASGDTGTLYAIESVLKQKLDENIRVLPI, from the coding sequence ATGGCAAAAAATGATTTAATCACTGGTTCAATTTGGGATGAATATTCAAATCAAGTAATCAGAAGAATGGATAATCCTACCTATCAAGGGGAGATTACGGAAGAAAAAGCAAAAGAGTTAGGCGGAAAACTGATTGTTGCCGATTTTGGAGCAGAATCATGTGGTGATGCTGTAAGACTTTATTGGTGTGTTGATGAAAATACCGATAAAATTTTAGATTCAAGATTTAAATCTTTCGGATGCGGTACTGCTATTGCTTCGTCAGATGCAATGGCTGAACTTTGTATAGGAAAAACTGTTGATGAAGCGGTAAGAATTACAAATATCGATGTTGAAAAAGCTTTAAGAGACACTCCTGATGTTCCGGCTGTTCCTCCTCAAAAAATGCACTGTTCGGTAATGGCTTATGATGTTATTAAAAAAGCTGCAAGTACTTACAAAGGTGTAGATATGGAGTCTTTTGAAGAAGAGTTCATTGTTTGTGAGTGTGCAAGGGTATCATTGGCTACGCTTCAAGAAGTTATAAAAATAAATGATCTTAAAACTGTAGAAGAAGTAACAGATTATACAAAAGCAGGGGCTTTTTGTAAATCATGTATTAAACCAGGCGGTCATGAAGAAAAAGAGATGTATCTTGTAGATATTTTAGAAAATACAAGAAAAGAGATGGATCACGATAAAATGAAAGTAGCGGCAGATGCAAGTGCTGCAGGTGAATCTTCATTTGATAAAATGACAATTGTTCAAAGAATTAAACTAATTGATGAAATCTTAGATACTGATATTAGACCGATGTTAATGATGGACGGCGGTAATATGGAAATTATAGATATTAAAGAGAATATGCCCCATTATGATATTTATATCAGATACTTAGGAGCTTGCTCAGGATGTGCTTCAGGTGATACTGGAACTCTTTATGCTATAGAGTCTGTTCTTAAACAAAAACTTGATGAAAATATCAGAGTATTGCCAATTTAA
- a CDS encoding UDP-2,3-diacylglucosamine diphosphatase produces the protein MYLNIKSDSVFVADSHYNERKGQFLIFLKKLKSEEIKTSQLFLMGDMFDFISGESRYFIKRNQELIDIINELSKRVEIIYLEGNHDYNMKVLFPDVLVVKRENQPLCAKYKDKSVQISHGDIFTPWHYDLYCKIIRNHPLLVFLNMIDFGYFISKKIYYTLIEKDICYKMKNFEEFAQRRLKKYSSDIVIEGHFHQGKIFQKKERLYVNIPSLCCENRYFRLNDKFIGEDL, from the coding sequence ATGTACCTTAATATAAAAAGTGATTCTGTTTTTGTTGCAGATTCACATTATAATGAGAGAAAAGGGCAGTTTTTAATTTTTTTAAAAAAGTTAAAGAGTGAAGAGATTAAAACTTCACAGCTTTTTTTAATGGGAGATATGTTTGATTTTATTTCAGGTGAGAGCAGATATTTTATAAAAAGAAATCAAGAATTGATTGATATTATAAATGAGCTTTCAAAAAGAGTTGAAATCATATATTTAGAGGGAAACCACGATTATAATATGAAAGTGCTGTTTCCCGATGTTTTAGTTGTAAAAAGAGAAAATCAGCCTTTATGTGCAAAATATAAAGATAAAAGCGTTCAAATATCCCACGGAGATATTTTTACTCCTTGGCATTATGATTTATATTGCAAAATAATAAGAAATCATCCTTTATTGGTCTTTTTAAATATGATTGATTTTGGATATTTTATTTCAAAAAAAATATATTATACGCTTATAGAAAAAGATATTTGTTACAAAATGAAAAATTTTGAAGAGTTTGCACAAAGAAGATTGAAAAAATATAGTTCCGATATTGTAATTGAGGGGCATTTTCATCAAGGAAAAATTTTTCAAAAAAAAGAACGATTATATGTAAATATTCCATCTTTATGTTGTGAAAATAGATATTTTAGATTAAATGATAAATTTATTGGAGAGGATTTATGA
- a CDS encoding tRNA threonylcarbamoyladenosine dehydratase, whose product MQRYDRTLKLFGEENFKKFQNTKLILLGVGGVGSFALDALYNTGITDITIVDFDTYEESNMNRQLGSHGNIGESKVETLKKKYPKITPLHEKITNQWIDDFDFSSYDYILDAIDDIKPKVHLINRYYTKVITTSGSAKRVDPSKIEYKSIWDTYNDPFIRKIRYELKKIGFKKKFKVIFSSEEPKCLEKGSFEAVTGSFGFMMASVTINKIIKRKK is encoded by the coding sequence ATGCAAAGATATGATAGAACCTTAAAACTATTTGGTGAAGAGAACTTCAAAAAATTTCAAAATACAAAACTTATATTATTAGGTGTTGGAGGAGTCGGAAGTTTTGCTTTGGACGCTTTATATAATACAGGAATTACCGATATTACAATTGTTGATTTTGATACCTATGAAGAGTCAAATATGAACAGACAATTAGGAAGCCACGGCAATATAGGAGAGTCAAAAGTTGAAACTTTGAAAAAAAAGTATCCCAAAATAACTCCTCTTCATGAGAAAATAACAAACCAATGGATTGATGATTTTGATTTTTCCTCATATGATTATATTTTAGATGCGATTGATGATATCAAACCGAAAGTTCATCTAATAAACAGATACTATACAAAAGTTATAACAACAAGCGGAAGTGCAAAAAGAGTCGATCCAAGTAAAATTGAGTACAAATCTATTTGGGATACTTATAATGATCCATTTATTAGAAAAATAAGATATGAACTGAAAAAAATCGGATTTAAAAAGAAATTTAAAGTCATTTTTTCAAGTGAAGAGCCAAAATGCTTGGAAAAAGGAAGTTTTGAAGCAGTTACGGGTTCTTTTGGTTTTATGATGGCATCTGTTACGATTAATAAAATTATTAAGAGAAAAAAATAA
- a CDS encoding NifS family cysteine desulfurase, producing the protein MEVYLDNNATTMVDPEVFKEMEPFFCHIYGNPNSLHKFGAGTHPKMVEALNYLYDGINAADEDDIIVTANATESNNTVLKGIWIDKILNGNKNHIITSEVEHPAITATCKFLESQGVSVTYLPVNEEGVLDAAQVKDYIREDTALVSIMWANNETGKIFPIKEIGQICKEAGIPFHTDATQAIGKVPVDVQECNVNYLSLSAHKFHGPKGVGALYVQKGYTLTPLLHGGEQMGGHRAGTVDVASMIGMGFAMKLATSKIALAYENNHVRKLRDKLENAILEIPETLVIGGKENRTPNTTLISIRGVEGESMLWDLNQKTIGASTGSACASEDLEANPVMNAFGSDSELAHTGVRFSLSRFNTEEEIDYAIEAIKNAIHRLRAISSSYAYTPKDHVSEL; encoded by the coding sequence ATGGAAGTATATTTAGACAACAACGCGACAACAATGGTAGATCCGGAAGTTTTCAAAGAGATGGAACCATTCTTCTGTCATATATATGGTAATCCAAATTCACTGCATAAATTTGGTGCCGGGACACATCCAAAAATGGTTGAAGCATTAAATTATTTATATGATGGAATAAATGCAGCAGATGAAGATGATATTATTGTTACGGCAAATGCAACAGAGAGTAATAACACTGTTTTAAAAGGTATCTGGATAGATAAAATTTTAAACGGTAATAAAAATCATATAATCACTTCTGAAGTTGAACATCCTGCAATTACTGCAACTTGTAAATTTTTAGAATCGCAAGGTGTTAGTGTTACTTATTTACCTGTAAATGAAGAGGGTGTATTAGATGCTGCTCAAGTAAAAGATTATATAAGAGAAGATACTGCATTGGTATCGATTATGTGGGCAAATAATGAAACAGGGAAAATTTTCCCGATTAAAGAGATAGGTCAAATCTGCAAAGAAGCAGGTATCCCTTTCCATACAGATGCAACTCAGGCAATAGGAAAAGTTCCGGTTGATGTTCAAGAGTGCAATGTAAACTATTTATCACTTTCAGCCCATAAATTTCATGGACCAAAAGGTGTAGGAGCTTTATATGTTCAAAAAGGTTACACTTTAACTCCGTTATTACACGGTGGTGAACAAATGGGAGGACACAGAGCAGGTACTGTTGATGTTGCTTCTATGATAGGAATGGGTTTTGCAATGAAATTAGCAACCTCTAAAATTGCATTGGCTTATGAGAACAATCATGTAAGAAAACTAAGAGATAAGTTAGAAAACGCAATTTTAGAAATACCTGAAACTCTTGTAATCGGTGGAAAAGAGAATAGAACGCCAAATACGACTCTAATCTCAATTAGAGGTGTTGAAGGTGAATCTATGCTTTGGGATTTAAACCAAAAAACAATCGGTGCCTCAACAGGAAGTGCCTGTGCTTCGGAAGATTTGGAAGCAAATCCTGTAATGAACGCCTTTGGTAGCGATAGTGAACTAGCTCATACGGGAGTTAGATTCTCTTTAAGCAGATTTAATACCGAAGAAGAGATTGATTATGCAATTGAAGCTATTAAGAATGCAATTCATAGATTAAGAGCTATTTCTAGTTCATATGCATATACACCAAAAGACCATGTGTCTGAATTGTAA
- the argH gene encoding argininosuccinate lyase has translation MSNKSNQILKNTNAQILDEFNASIMFDKELYAQDIKGSIAHSQMLCEQGILTKEEQEAIEKGLLQVKDEIESGEFKFSLAFEDIHMAVESRLTEIVGEPGKKLHTARSRNDQVATDFRLYVQEKTLSIKKQLKELISTFITVANKHTTTLIPGMTHLQHAQPLNFGFHMLAYANMFKRDFERFESSYKRNNFSPLGSAALAGTPHNINRFSSSEKLGFEAPSSNTMDSVSDRDFALEILFNISTCMMHVSRISEELVTWSSYEFQFVKMSDEYATTSSIMPQKKNPDVPELLRGKTGRVYGNLISLLTVMKGLPLAYNKDTQEDKEGVFDSVKTVEISLKILNEVIKTMIVNVDKMESACKIGHLTATDLADFLVQKQNMPFRTAYYITKDVVACANSLNKDISELTLDEIRGANSELKDISEEITMYLDLRNSMNSRNSFGGTSTIQTVEQIKAFENWLEKIN, from the coding sequence ATGTCAAATAAAAGTAATCAAATACTTAAAAATACAAATGCGCAGATTTTAGATGAATTTAATGCTTCAATTATGTTTGATAAAGAACTTTATGCGCAAGATATTAAAGGTTCAATTGCACATTCACAAATGCTTTGTGAGCAGGGAATCCTTACAAAAGAGGAGCAAGAAGCGATTGAAAAAGGTCTTTTACAAGTAAAAGATGAAATAGAAAGCGGAGAATTTAAATTCTCGTTGGCTTTTGAAGATATTCATATGGCAGTTGAAAGCAGATTAACCGAAATTGTCGGAGAACCTGGGAAAAAACTCCATACTGCAAGAAGCAGAAATGATCAGGTTGCCACTGATTTTAGACTCTATGTTCAAGAAAAAACTTTAAGTATAAAAAAGCAGTTAAAAGAGTTGATTTCTACTTTTATTACCGTAGCAAATAAACATACTACGACTTTAATTCCCGGAATGACTCACTTGCAACATGCACAACCTCTTAATTTCGGTTTTCATATGTTGGCATATGCAAATATGTTTAAAAGAGATTTTGAAAGATTTGAAAGTTCATATAAAAGAAACAATTTTTCTCCCCTAGGAAGTGCCGCACTTGCAGGAACTCCACATAATATCAACAGATTCTCAAGCAGTGAGAAATTGGGTTTTGAAGCTCCTAGTTCTAATACTATGGATAGTGTCAGCGATAGAGACTTTGCTTTAGAGATTTTATTTAATATTTCAACTTGTATGATGCATGTAAGTAGAATTTCAGAAGAGTTGGTAACTTGGTCATCTTATGAATTTCAATTTGTAAAAATGAGTGATGAATATGCAACAACTTCTTCAATAATGCCTCAAAAGAAAAATCCGGACGTACCTGAGCTTTTAAGAGGTAAAACAGGAAGAGTTTACGGAAATTTAATTTCACTTTTAACTGTTATGAAAGGTCTGCCTTTAGCATATAATAAAGATACTCAAGAGGATAAAGAGGGAGTTTTTGATTCAGTTAAAACAGTTGAAATTTCACTTAAAATTTTAAATGAAGTTATTAAAACAATGATTGTAAATGTTGATAAAATGGAATCAGCTTGCAAAATAGGGCATTTAACGGCAACAGATTTAGCAGATTTCTTAGTTCAAAAACAGAATATGCCTTTTAGAACGGCTTATTATATTACAAAAGATGTTGTAGCTTGTGCAAACTCTTTAAATAAAGATATCAGTGAATTGACTCTTGATGAAATAAGAGGTGCAAACAGTGAATTAAAAGATATTAGTGAAGAGATTACGATGTATTTGGATTTAAGAAACTCTATGAATTCAAGAAATTCATTCGGAGGAACTTCTACAATTCAAACAGTTGAACAGATAAAAGCTTTTGAAAATTGGTTAGAGAAGATAAATTAG